The Kitasatospora sp. NBC_00374 genome has a segment encoding these proteins:
- a CDS encoding RNA polymerase sigma factor: MEQSPRSRLRAGDQSAFGELFDEHAQAVYGYALRTLGEWATAEDVVSLTFLEAWRLRGTLREEGGSVRPWLFGIATNVLRNTTRAARRHRAAMSRLPGREAAPDFAEELVARLDDGDRLAAVQRALGGLRRGEREVFRLCVWGGLDYAAAAEALGVPVGTVRSRLSRARTRLAALAERELTSRRELPTAVGQVGEGGHPAARSMKEGLR, translated from the coding sequence GTGGAACAGTCACCGAGATCCCGGCTGCGCGCCGGGGACCAGAGCGCGTTCGGGGAGCTCTTCGACGAGCACGCGCAGGCCGTCTACGGCTACGCGCTGCGCACCCTCGGCGAGTGGGCCACCGCCGAGGACGTGGTGTCCCTGACCTTCCTCGAGGCCTGGCGGCTGCGCGGCACCCTGCGCGAGGAGGGCGGGTCCGTCCGGCCCTGGCTCTTCGGCATCGCCACCAACGTGCTCCGCAACACCACCCGCGCCGCCCGCAGGCACCGCGCCGCGATGTCCCGGCTGCCCGGGCGGGAGGCCGCCCCCGACTTCGCCGAGGAACTGGTCGCCCGGCTCGACGACGGCGACCGCCTGGCGGCCGTCCAGCGGGCCCTGGGCGGTCTGCGGCGCGGCGAGCGGGAGGTCTTCCGGCTCTGCGTCTGGGGCGGCCTGGACTACGCCGCCGCCGCCGAGGCGCTCGGCGTCCCGGTCGGCACCGTGCGCTCCCGCCTGTCCCGGGCCAGGACGCGGCTGGCGGCCCTGGCCGAACGTGAACTGACCTCTCGTCGGGAACTCCCGACCGCCGTCGGACAGGTGGGGGAGGGCGGCCACCCGGCGGCCCGGTCGATGAAGGAGGGCCTCCGATGA
- a CDS encoding NAD-glutamate dehydrogenase has translation MQTKLDAAKAELLTKAAAAAENSQVGGAAPGEGLSNGALAAYLHHYYLHTAPEDLVDRDPVDVYGAAASHYRLGLKRPQGTAEVRVYTPTVEENGWSCGHTVVEVVTDDMSFLVDSVTNELTREDRGIHVVIHPQLAVRRDITGKLLEILDIDACSRSKAAGTEWPADAVVESWMHIEIDRETDRDDLRAIETNLRRILGDVREVVEDWTKMRDSALRLADELAEEPPAHLPEQEVGEAWELMRWLADDHFTFLGYREYDLAEHRGEEVLRAVPGTGLGVLRSDPVSHDTDHHPVAEAFGRLSAPVRAKAHEKKLLVLTKANSRATVHRPAYLDYVGVKKFDANGEVVGERRFLGLFSSAAYTESVTRIPVVRRKVQEVLSDSGFSGDSHDGRDLLQIMETFPRDEIFQTAADELLSIATSVLYLQERRRLRLFLRHDDYGRYFSAFVYLPRDRYTTRIRLRLMEILKEELNGETIDYTVYATESVLTRLHFVVRVAAGTELPQLGDAEIERIEAKLAEAARFWMDSFHDQLHTELGEERAAELGHRYANAFPDGYRADFTARTAVADLKQIEALHGEGDFRLNLYQPVGAGDEERRFKIYRVGGPISLTEVLPVLQRLGVEVLDEHPYALRRSDSTTAWVYDFGLRLREATELTDEARERFQEAFSATWTGKAENDGFNELVLTAGLTWRQAVVLRAYAKYLRQAGSTFSQDYMEDALRNNTHTTRLLVNLFEARLSPSHRLGADELTDAIVEELNGALDEVVSLDEDRILRSFLHLINATLRTNFFQHAADGQWHGYVSMKFDPQAIPDLPAPRPAFEIWVYSPRVEGVHLRFGKVARGGLRWSDRREDFRTEILGLVKAQMVKNTVIVPVGAKGGFVAKQLPDPSADRDAWLAEGIASYKTFISALLDITDNLKAGEVVHPADVVRHDEDDTYLVVAADKGTATFSDIANGVAEAYGFWLGDAFASGGSAGYDHKGMGITARGAWESVKRNFRELGHDTQTEDFTVVGIGDMSGDVFGNGMLLSEHIRLVAAFDHRHIFLDPNPDAAVSFAERRRLFDLPRSSWDDYDKSLISAGGGVFPRSAKAIQLSPQVREALGLEVGKLTPAELMKAILQAPVDLFWNGGIGTYIKASTETNAEVGDKANDAIRVSGNQVRARVVGEGGNLGCTQLGRIEYAAVGGPESTGGWINTDAIDNSAGVDTSDHEVNIKILLNQVVADGDMTVKQRNSLLAEMTDEVGHLVLRNNYAQNVVLANAVAQAVSMVNVHARMINRLESGGQLDRALEFLPAEKQIRDRQQAGRGLSQPELSVLLAYTKITLADELLATELPDDPYFRTVLHEYFPSALRARFAEAIDNHPLRREIITTLIVNDTINRGGCTFAFRLREETGATMEEVARTHAAARAVFGLEQIWDEIEALDNQVPAEMLTKMRLHSRRLVERATRWMLNNRRQPLDIAGTIEFFHDRVNQVWDSLPKPLRGEDATWFEKIYQELSEAGVPESLATRVAGLSSAFPTLDIVGVADRSDADVMEVAELYYDLADRLQITHLLDRIIELPRTDRWSSMARAAIREDLFAAHAALSADILACGPEGSSPEERYSAWAELNSTLMTRAKTTLDDIRGSDNYELSSLSVAMRVIRTLLRTGR, from the coding sequence ATGCAGACCAAGCTGGACGCAGCCAAGGCCGAACTGCTCACCAAGGCAGCAGCAGCCGCTGAGAACAGCCAGGTGGGGGGAGCGGCGCCAGGGGAGGGTCTGAGCAACGGCGCTCTGGCCGCATACCTGCACCACTACTACCTCCACACCGCGCCCGAGGACCTGGTCGACCGCGACCCGGTCGACGTGTACGGCGCGGCGGCCTCCCACTACCGCCTGGGGCTCAAGCGCCCGCAGGGCACCGCGGAGGTCCGGGTCTACACCCCGACCGTCGAGGAGAACGGCTGGTCCTGCGGCCACACCGTGGTCGAGGTGGTCACCGACGACATGTCCTTCCTGGTCGACTCGGTCACCAACGAGCTCACCCGCGAGGACCGCGGCATCCACGTCGTCATCCACCCCCAGCTGGCCGTCCGCCGTGACATCACCGGCAAGCTGCTGGAGATCCTGGACATCGACGCCTGCTCGCGCAGCAAGGCCGCCGGTACCGAGTGGCCCGCCGACGCGGTGGTCGAGTCCTGGATGCACATCGAGATCGACCGCGAGACCGACCGCGACGACCTCCGCGCCATCGAGACCAACCTGCGCCGGATCCTGGGCGACGTCCGCGAGGTCGTCGAGGACTGGACCAAGATGCGCGACTCCGCGCTCCGGCTGGCCGACGAGCTGGCCGAGGAGCCCCCGGCCCACCTGCCCGAGCAGGAGGTCGGCGAGGCCTGGGAGCTGATGCGCTGGCTGGCCGACGACCACTTCACCTTCCTCGGCTACCGCGAGTACGACCTGGCCGAGCACCGCGGCGAGGAGGTCCTGCGGGCCGTCCCCGGCACCGGCCTCGGCGTGCTGCGCTCCGACCCGGTCAGCCACGACACCGACCACCACCCGGTCGCCGAGGCCTTCGGCCGCCTCAGCGCCCCGGTCCGCGCCAAGGCCCACGAGAAGAAGCTGCTGGTCCTCACCAAGGCCAACAGCCGCGCCACCGTGCACCGCCCCGCCTACCTCGACTACGTCGGCGTCAAGAAGTTCGACGCCAACGGTGAGGTCGTCGGCGAGCGCCGCTTCCTCGGCCTGTTCTCCTCCGCCGCGTACACCGAGTCCGTCACCCGGATCCCGGTGGTCCGCCGCAAGGTCCAGGAGGTGCTGTCCGACTCCGGGTTCTCCGGCGACAGCCACGACGGCCGCGACCTGCTGCAGATCATGGAGACCTTCCCCCGGGACGAGATCTTCCAGACCGCCGCCGACGAGCTGCTCTCCATCGCCACCAGCGTGCTCTACCTGCAGGAGCGCCGCCGGCTGCGGCTGTTCCTGCGCCACGACGACTACGGCCGCTACTTCTCCGCCTTCGTCTACCTGCCGCGCGACCGCTACACCACGCGGATCCGGCTGCGCCTGATGGAGATCCTCAAGGAGGAGCTCAACGGCGAGACCATCGACTACACGGTGTACGCCACCGAGTCGGTGCTGACCCGCCTGCACTTCGTGGTCCGGGTCGCCGCCGGCACCGAGCTGCCGCAGCTCGGCGACGCCGAGATCGAGCGGATCGAGGCCAAGCTGGCCGAGGCCGCGCGGTTCTGGATGGACAGCTTCCACGACCAGCTGCACACCGAGCTGGGCGAGGAGCGCGCCGCCGAGCTCGGCCACCGCTACGCCAACGCCTTCCCCGACGGCTACCGCGCCGACTTCACCGCCCGCACCGCCGTCGCCGACCTCAAGCAGATCGAGGCCCTGCACGGCGAGGGCGACTTCCGGCTGAACCTCTACCAGCCGGTCGGCGCGGGCGACGAGGAGCGCCGCTTCAAGATCTACCGGGTCGGCGGCCCGATCTCGCTCACCGAGGTCCTGCCCGTCCTCCAGCGCCTGGGCGTCGAGGTGCTGGACGAGCACCCGTACGCGCTGCGCCGCTCCGACTCCACCACCGCGTGGGTCTACGACTTCGGCCTGAGGCTCCGTGAGGCCACCGAGCTCACCGACGAGGCGCGCGAGCGCTTCCAGGAGGCCTTCTCCGCCACCTGGACGGGCAAGGCCGAGAACGACGGCTTCAACGAGCTGGTCCTGACCGCCGGGCTGACCTGGCGCCAGGCCGTCGTGCTGCGCGCCTACGCCAAGTACCTCCGCCAGGCCGGGAGCACCTTCTCCCAGGACTACATGGAGGACGCGCTCCGCAACAACACCCACACCACCCGGCTGCTGGTCAACCTCTTCGAGGCCCGCCTGAGCCCCAGTCACCGACTGGGTGCCGACGAGCTGACCGACGCCATCGTCGAGGAGCTCAACGGCGCCCTGGACGAGGTCGTGTCGCTGGACGAGGACCGCATCCTGCGTTCCTTCCTGCACCTGATCAACGCCACCCTGCGGACCAACTTCTTCCAGCACGCGGCCGACGGCCAGTGGCACGGCTACGTGTCGATGAAGTTCGACCCCCAGGCCATCCCCGACCTGCCGGCCCCCCGCCCGGCCTTCGAGATCTGGGTCTACTCGCCCCGGGTCGAGGGCGTCCACCTGCGCTTCGGCAAGGTCGCCCGCGGCGGTCTGCGCTGGTCCGACCGGCGCGAGGACTTCCGGACCGAGATCCTCGGCCTGGTCAAGGCCCAGATGGTCAAGAACACCGTGATCGTCCCGGTCGGCGCCAAGGGCGGCTTCGTCGCCAAGCAGCTGCCCGACCCGTCGGCCGACCGCGACGCCTGGCTGGCCGAGGGCATCGCCTCGTACAAGACCTTCATCTCGGCGCTGCTCGACATCACCGACAACCTGAAGGCCGGCGAGGTCGTCCACCCGGCCGACGTGGTCCGCCACGACGAGGACGACACCTACCTGGTGGTCGCCGCCGACAAGGGCACCGCGACCTTCTCGGACATCGCCAACGGCGTCGCCGAGGCCTACGGCTTCTGGCTGGGCGACGCGTTCGCCTCCGGCGGTTCGGCCGGCTACGACCACAAGGGCATGGGCATCACCGCCCGCGGCGCCTGGGAGTCGGTCAAGCGCAACTTCCGCGAGCTGGGCCACGACACCCAGACCGAGGACTTCACCGTCGTCGGCATCGGCGACATGTCCGGTGACGTGTTCGGCAACGGCATGCTGCTCAGCGAGCACATCCGCCTGGTCGCGGCCTTCGACCACCGGCACATCTTCCTCGACCCCAACCCGGACGCCGCCGTCTCCTTCGCCGAGCGCCGCCGGCTGTTCGACCTGCCGCGCAGCTCCTGGGACGACTACGACAAGTCGCTGATCTCGGCCGGCGGCGGCGTCTTCCCGCGCTCCGCCAAGGCCATCCAGCTCTCGCCGCAGGTCCGCGAGGCGCTCGGCCTGGAGGTCGGCAAGCTCACCCCGGCCGAGCTGATGAAGGCCATCCTGCAGGCGCCCGTCGACCTGTTCTGGAACGGCGGTATCGGCACCTACATCAAGGCCTCCACCGAGACCAACGCCGAGGTCGGCGACAAGGCCAACGACGCCATCCGGGTGAGCGGCAACCAGGTCCGGGCCCGGGTGGTCGGCGAGGGCGGCAACCTCGGCTGCACCCAGCTCGGCCGGATCGAGTACGCCGCGGTCGGCGGCCCCGAGTCGACCGGCGGCTGGATCAACACCGACGCGATCGACAACTCCGCCGGTGTGGACACCTCGGACCACGAGGTCAACATCAAGATCCTGCTCAACCAGGTGGTCGCCGACGGCGACATGACGGTCAAGCAGCGCAACTCGCTGCTCGCCGAGATGACCGACGAGGTCGGCCACCTGGTGCTGCGCAACAACTACGCGCAGAACGTCGTGCTGGCCAACGCCGTCGCCCAGGCCGTCTCGATGGTCAACGTGCACGCCCGCATGATCAACCGCCTGGAGTCCGGCGGACAGCTCGACCGGGCACTGGAGTTCCTGCCCGCCGAGAAGCAGATCCGGGACCGCCAGCAGGCCGGCCGCGGACTCTCCCAGCCCGAGCTGTCCGTGCTGCTCGCCTACACGAAGATCACGCTGGCCGACGAGCTGCTCGCCACCGAGCTGCCCGACGACCCGTACTTCCGCACCGTGCTGCACGAGTACTTCCCGAGCGCGCTGCGGGCCCGGTTCGCCGAGGCGATCGACAACCACCCGCTGCGCCGCGAGATCATCACCACCCTGATCGTCAACGACACGATCAACCGCGGTGGCTGCACCTTCGCCTTCCGCCTCCGCGAGGAGACCGGCGCGACGATGGAGGAGGTCGCCCGCACCCACGCGGCGGCCCGCGCGGTCTTCGGCCTGGAGCAGATCTGGGACGAGATCGAGGCCCTGGACAACCAGGTCCCGGCCGAGATGCTGACCAAGATGCGGCTGCACTCCCGCCGCCTGGTCGAGCGCGCCACCCGGTGGATGCTCAACAACCGCCGCCAGCCGTTGGACATCGCCGGCACCATCGAGTTCTTCCACGACCGGGTCAACCAGGTCTGGGACAGCCTGCCCAAGCCGCTGCGCGGCGAGGACGCGACCTGGTTCGAGAAGATCTACCAGGAGCTGTCCGAGGCCGGCGTGCCCGAGTCGCTGGCCACCCGGGTGGCCGGGCTCTCCTCGGCCTTCCCGACCCTGGACATCGTCGGTGTGGCGGACCGCTCGGACGCGGACGTGATGGAGGTGGCCGAGCTCTACTACGACCTGGCCGACCGCCTGCAGATCACCCACCTGCTGGACCGGATCATCGAGCTCCCGCGGACCGACCGCTGGTCCTCGATGGCCCGCGCGGCCATCCGCGAGGACCTGTTCGCCGCGCACGCCGCCCTCAGCGCGGACATCCTGGCCTGCGGACCGGAGGGCTCCTCCCCGGAGGAGCGCTACAGCGCCTGGGCCGAGCTCAACAGCACGCTGATGACGCGGGCCAAGACCACCCTCGACGACATAAGGGGTTCCGACAACTACGAGCTGTCCAGCCTGTCCGTCGCGATGCGGGTGATCCGGACCCTGCTGCGCACCGGCCGCTGA
- the pruA gene encoding L-glutamate gamma-semialdehyde dehydrogenase gives MDAVTQVPIPVNEPVHGYAPGSPERERLERKLDELAAEQIPLPMTIAGEQRFGGGDRIEVVQPHHRAAKLGVLGNATHQDAQLAVDAALAAGARWRSLSFDDRAAVFLRAADLLAGPWRETVAAATMLGQSKTVQQAEIDAPCELVDFWRFNVHFARQLLADQPQSSPGVWNRTDHRPLEGFVYAITPFNFTAIAGNLPTAPALMGNTVVWKPAPTQTLSAHYLMRLLEAAGLPPGVINLVTGDGHALSQVALASPALAGLHFTGSTSTFQSLWKTVGAAIGSYRSYPRIVGETGGKDFLVAHPSADPGILRTALIRGAFEYQGQKCSALSRAYLPRSLWQRIKDEFLAEVDALTVGDVNDLSNFMGALIDARAYEKNRTAIERARRDPGVELVAGGQYDDAIGWFVRPTVLLSADQRNEIFRTEYFGPILSVQLYEDARWPDVLDRVDAGAPYGLTGAVVAQDRYAIAQAVERLRFTAGNFYINDKPTGAVVGQQPFGGGRASGTNDKAGAAQNLLRWTSARSIKETFVPPTDHRYPHMG, from the coding sequence ATCGACGCAGTGACCCAGGTCCCGATCCCCGTCAACGAGCCCGTGCACGGCTACGCACCCGGCAGTCCCGAGCGCGAGCGGCTGGAACGGAAGCTGGACGAGCTGGCCGCCGAGCAGATCCCGCTGCCGATGACCATCGCCGGCGAGCAGCGGTTCGGCGGCGGGGACCGGATCGAGGTCGTCCAGCCGCACCACCGTGCGGCCAAGCTCGGGGTGCTCGGCAACGCCACCCACCAGGACGCCCAGCTGGCCGTGGACGCCGCGCTCGCCGCCGGCGCCCGGTGGCGCTCGCTCTCCTTCGACGACCGGGCCGCCGTCTTCCTGCGCGCCGCGGACCTGCTGGCCGGCCCCTGGCGGGAGACGGTCGCCGCGGCGACCATGCTCGGCCAGTCCAAGACCGTCCAGCAGGCCGAGATCGACGCGCCGTGCGAGCTGGTCGACTTCTGGCGCTTCAACGTGCACTTCGCCCGGCAGCTGCTGGCCGACCAGCCGCAGTCCTCGCCAGGGGTGTGGAACCGCACCGACCACCGGCCGCTGGAGGGCTTCGTCTACGCGATCACCCCGTTCAACTTCACCGCCATCGCGGGCAACCTGCCCACCGCGCCCGCGCTGATGGGCAACACCGTGGTGTGGAAGCCCGCGCCCACCCAGACGCTCTCCGCCCACTACCTGATGCGGCTGCTGGAGGCGGCCGGCCTGCCGCCCGGGGTGATCAACCTGGTGACCGGCGACGGCCACGCGCTGTCCCAGGTCGCCCTGGCCAGTCCGGCGCTGGCGGGCCTGCACTTCACCGGCTCGACGTCGACCTTCCAGTCGCTGTGGAAGACCGTCGGCGCCGCGATCGGCTCCTATCGCAGCTACCCGCGGATCGTCGGCGAGACCGGCGGCAAGGACTTCCTGGTCGCGCACCCCTCGGCCGATCCCGGGATCCTGCGCACGGCCCTGATCCGGGGCGCGTTCGAGTACCAGGGACAGAAGTGCTCGGCGCTCTCCCGGGCGTACCTGCCGCGCAGCCTGTGGCAGCGGATCAAGGACGAGTTCCTGGCCGAGGTCGACGCGCTGACCGTCGGCGACGTCAACGACCTGAGCAACTTCATGGGCGCGTTGATCGACGCCAGGGCGTACGAGAAGAACCGGACCGCGATCGAGCGGGCCCGGCGGGACCCGGGGGTCGAGCTGGTCGCGGGCGGCCAGTACGACGACGCCATCGGCTGGTTCGTCCGGCCGACCGTGCTGCTCTCCGCCGACCAGCGCAACGAGATCTTCCGGACCGAGTACTTCGGCCCGATCCTGTCCGTGCAGCTCTACGAGGACGCCCGGTGGCCGGACGTGCTGGACCGGGTGGACGCCGGGGCGCCGTACGGGCTGACCGGCGCGGTCGTCGCGCAGGACCGCTATGCGATCGCCCAGGCGGTGGAGCGGTTGCGGTTCACCGCGGGCAACTTCTACATCAACGACAAGCCCACCGGCGCGGTGGTCGGCCAGCAGCCGTTCGGCGGCGGCCGGGCCTCCGGCACCAACGACAAGGCGGGCGCGGCGCAGAACCTGCTGCGCTGGACCTCGGCCCGGTCGATCAAGGAGACCTTCGTCCCGCCGACCGACCACCGCTACCCGCACATGGGCTGA
- a CDS encoding HAD family hydrolase — protein sequence MRTHIVWDWNGTLFHDMEAVLGASNAAFATLGVAPLTLERYREMYEIPIPRFYRRLLGRDPSQVEWEALDDVFHHRYAELSTACGLTDGVPALLSDWRAAGRSQSLLSMYEHERLVPVVEGFGLLGEFLRVDGRTGASGGRKAGHLARHLAALGPEVAPQHTVLIGDAVDDAQAALEWGLHAVLYSGGSHTRAKLEVAGVPVVDSLAEAVELAAELAA from the coding sequence GTGCGCACTCATATCGTCTGGGACTGGAACGGCACCCTCTTTCACGACATGGAAGCGGTGCTCGGCGCGAGCAACGCGGCCTTCGCGACCCTCGGCGTCGCGCCGCTGACCCTTGAGCGGTACCGGGAGATGTACGAGATCCCGATCCCGCGCTTCTACCGGCGTCTCCTCGGCCGGGACCCGAGCCAGGTCGAGTGGGAGGCGCTGGACGACGTCTTCCACCACCGCTACGCCGAGCTCAGCACCGCCTGCGGGCTGACCGACGGGGTGCCCGCGCTGCTCAGCGACTGGCGGGCGGCGGGCCGCAGCCAGTCGCTGCTGTCGATGTACGAGCACGAGCGCCTGGTGCCGGTGGTGGAGGGGTTCGGCCTGCTCGGCGAGTTCCTGCGGGTGGACGGCCGCACCGGCGCCTCCGGCGGCCGCAAGGCCGGCCACCTGGCCCGGCATCTGGCGGCGCTCGGACCGGAGGTGGCCCCGCAGCACACGGTGCTGATCGGTGACGCGGTGGACGACGCGCAGGCCGCGCTGGAGTGGGGGCTGCACGCGGTGCTGTACAGCGGGGGGTCGCACACCAGGGCGAAGCTGGAGGTGGCCGGGGTCCCGGTGGTGGACAGCCTGGCGGAGGCGGTCGAGCTGGCGGCGGAGCTCGCCGCCTGA
- a CDS encoding patatin-like phospholipase family protein, with protein sequence MTQVSTGDGRPARGGPAVERASGVRAGAGDGVRRGLVLGGGGMLGAAWTVGALCAVEEATGWRPGSADVLLGTSAGAILGALLAAGVEPGQLRDHQMGRPITEGPLAAVDFDYDTAVGGALPPRPRPGIGSPGLLRDVVRHPRDYPFLTMVSAAVPTGRGSVAPIGDLVRGLLGEGGWPAGTGLRVAAVDYRSGRRVTFGDPDAPAAEVAEAVMASCAIPGWFAPVEVAGGRYVDGGCWSATNADLMAGRGLDEVYVLAPMGVRLHPAGRAEPTRGTVAALREWRERDRPRGVLAQLLSRYRRAVTRQLLREVRELRAVGTRVQLLAPTQADLAVMGPNMMDPARRGPVLESALRTSRAALGAVAG encoded by the coding sequence GTGACCCAGGTGTCGACGGGAGACGGCCGGCCGGCCCGTGGCGGGCCGGCCGTGGAACGCGCGTCCGGCGTGCGGGCCGGGGCCGGGGACGGGGTGCGGCGCGGACTGGTGCTGGGCGGCGGCGGGATGCTCGGCGCGGCCTGGACGGTCGGAGCGCTGTGCGCGGTCGAGGAGGCCACCGGCTGGCGGCCCGGCAGCGCCGACGTGCTGCTGGGTACCTCGGCCGGTGCCATCCTGGGCGCCCTGCTGGCCGCAGGTGTCGAGCCCGGCCAGCTGCGCGACCACCAGATGGGCCGGCCGATCACCGAGGGCCCGCTGGCCGCCGTCGACTTCGACTACGACACCGCCGTCGGCGGGGCGCTGCCGCCGCGCCCCCGGCCCGGCATCGGCTCGCCGGGGCTGCTGCGGGACGTCGTCCGGCACCCGCGGGACTACCCGTTCCTGACCATGGTCTCGGCCGCCGTACCGACCGGCCGGGGCTCGGTGGCGCCGATTGGGGACCTGGTCCGCGGACTGCTGGGGGAGGGCGGCTGGCCGGCCGGCACCGGCCTGCGGGTGGCGGCGGTGGACTACCGCTCCGGCCGCCGGGTGACCTTCGGCGACCCGGACGCACCGGCGGCGGAGGTGGCCGAGGCGGTGATGGCCTCCTGCGCGATCCCGGGGTGGTTCGCGCCGGTGGAGGTGGCCGGCGGCCGGTACGTGGACGGCGGCTGCTGGTCGGCCACCAACGCCGACCTGATGGCGGGCCGGGGACTGGACGAGGTCTACGTGCTGGCACCGATGGGCGTGCGGCTGCACCCGGCGGGGCGGGCCGAGCCGACCAGGGGCACCGTCGCGGCACTGCGCGAGTGGCGCGAGCGGGACCGGCCCCGGGGCGTGCTGGCCCAGTTGCTCAGCCGCTACCGGCGGGCGGTCACCCGGCAGCTGCTGCGCGAGGTGCGGGAGCTGCGGGCCGTGGGCACCCGGGTACAGCTGCTCGCGCCGACCCAGGCGGACCTGGCGGTGATGGGCCCGAACATGATGGACCCGGCACGGCGCGGCCCGGTGCTGGAGTCGGCGCTGCGCACCAGCCGGGCCGCCCTGGGCGCCGTCGCGGGCTGA
- a CDS encoding Rv3235 family protein, producing the protein MLEATAVTTAAPDVTTPDATASQSEPVRAVQRSQPAPSIRPLVHATGRHRPRRPVRHPHPVTAPGAPGAEPEGVRAPRHPRTACAPARGAGQGELASRFAHRLVEVLTGIRPVGQLQRHTTLKGYQQLVALVRSGPLRPRGRAPQARLGRVYDSAPGSGALEVCVRVEFGPRHHMVAFRLEQHRQTRQWQCAAVEAR; encoded by the coding sequence GTGCTCGAAGCCACCGCCGTCACCACCGCCGCACCGGACGTCACCACACCGGACGCCACCGCGTCGCAGTCCGAGCCCGTACGCGCGGTGCAGCGTTCGCAGCCCGCGCCCAGCATCCGCCCGCTGGTGCACGCGACCGGCCGCCACCGCCCGCGCCGTCCCGTGCGCCACCCGCATCCGGTGACCGCACCGGGCGCACCGGGCGCCGAACCGGAGGGAGTCCGCGCCCCGCGCCACCCCCGCACGGCGTGCGCCCCCGCGCGCGGGGCGGGCCAGGGCGAACTGGCGAGCCGCTTCGCGCACCGCCTGGTCGAGGTGCTGACCGGGATCCGCCCGGTCGGCCAGCTGCAGCGGCACACCACGCTCAAGGGCTACCAGCAGCTCGTCGCCCTGGTCCGCAGCGGCCCGCTGCGCCCGCGCGGCCGGGCCCCGCAGGCGAGGCTCGGCCGGGTGTACGACTCCGCGCCCGGCAGCGGCGCCCTGGAGGTCTGCGTACGGGTGGAGTTCGGGCCGCGTCACCACATGGTCGCGTTCCGGCTGGAGCAGCACCGCCAGACCCGGCAGTGGCAGTGCGCCGCCGTGGAGGCCCGCTGA